A section of the Flavobacterium ardleyense genome encodes:
- a CDS encoding polyprenyl synthetase family protein yields MKITEQIKAPIVVEMAVFEKKFYQSMTSQVALLNRITHYVVNRKGKQMRPMFVFLTAKMLDAAVNERTYRGAAVIELIHTATLVHDDVVDDSNQRRGFFSINALWKNKIAVLVGDYLLSKGLLLSIDNGDFDLLKIISVAVREMSEGELLQIEKARRLDITEDIYYDIIRKKTATLIAACCALGARSVLENDDAQVENMRLFGELIGMAFQIKDDLFDYTDDAIGKPTGIDIKEQKMTLPLIYALNHSDKSQKRWLINSVKNHNKDKKRVKEVIAFVKQQNGLKYAEEKMIEFQQQALQLLEVYPQSEFKDALVLMVNYVIERKK; encoded by the coding sequence ATGAAAATCACCGAGCAAATAAAAGCGCCTATTGTTGTAGAAATGGCTGTCTTCGAGAAGAAGTTTTACCAATCTATGACTTCACAGGTAGCGCTCCTCAACAGAATTACCCACTATGTGGTTAATCGAAAAGGAAAGCAAATGCGTCCAATGTTTGTTTTCTTAACCGCCAAAATGTTAGATGCAGCAGTTAATGAACGCACTTATAGGGGTGCCGCCGTAATCGAACTTATTCACACTGCCACTCTTGTGCACGATGATGTTGTGGATGATTCTAATCAAAGACGGGGATTTTTCTCTATAAATGCACTTTGGAAAAATAAAATTGCAGTTCTCGTTGGAGATTATTTACTGTCAAAAGGATTGCTACTTTCTATAGACAATGGCGATTTTGATCTTCTAAAAATTATCTCAGTTGCCGTTCGCGAAATGAGCGAAGGTGAATTACTTCAGATAGAAAAAGCCCGCCGACTCGACATTACCGAAGATATTTACTATGACATCATCAGAAAGAAAACTGCCACTCTTATCGCCGCTTGTTGCGCTCTTGGAGCGAGATCAGTTCTTGAAAATGATGATGCTCAGGTCGAAAATATGCGACTTTTTGGCGAATTAATCGGAATGGCTTTTCAAATAAAAGACGACTTGTTTGATTATACAGATGATGCTATCGGAAAGCCTACAGGTATTGATATTAAGGAGCAAAAAATGACTCTTCCATTAATCTATGCTCTCAATCATTCTGATAAATCTCAAAAGAGATGGCTGATCAATTCGGTCAAAAACCACAATAAAGATAAAAAGCGGGTCAAAGAAGTTATAGCATTTGTCAAGCAGCAAAATGGTTTGAAATATGCCGAAGAAAAAATGATTGAATTTCAACAACAAGCACTTCAGCTTTTGGAAGTTTACCCGCAATCCGAATTTAAGGACGCCCTCGTTCTTATGGTAAATTATGTGATAGAACGAAAAAAATAA